A genomic stretch from Rubripirellula reticaptiva includes:
- a CDS encoding DUF1559 domain-containing protein, producing MAFTLIELLVVIAIIGILVALLLPAVQAAREAARRVQCQNHLRQIGLAIHNYESTYRAMPWGAKGGWGQSWTTDILPFIEQTALWERTPQGDDGTATSNSPESDRLRELARAAIPTYRCPSQPGPSHFGEEIDLLTGRALNSYLGNAGSDVQRDTYSASGYRGMEAGNGVLRVTDCVSDPSQPPWPPAIRFNGILDGLSHTVLVSETRYIDLHECGICDHFSLYHPDFDRARGTDFSEALMSLKYGINLRDVPKEQLEMSVSSFHTGGAHMLMCDGSVQFASESLDESIRNAIGSRADREVYDQSALQ from the coding sequence GGAATCTTAGTCGCCCTCTTGCTGCCTGCTGTTCAAGCAGCCCGCGAGGCAGCTCGTCGCGTCCAATGTCAAAACCATCTGCGGCAAATCGGTTTGGCGATCCACAACTATGAATCGACGTACCGAGCGATGCCTTGGGGCGCCAAAGGCGGCTGGGGACAAAGCTGGACGACTGATATTTTGCCGTTCATTGAACAGACCGCGCTGTGGGAACGGACCCCGCAGGGTGACGATGGCACGGCAACGTCCAATTCACCCGAAAGCGATCGCTTGCGAGAGTTGGCGCGAGCGGCAATTCCGACCTACCGATGTCCTAGCCAACCGGGCCCAAGCCATTTTGGCGAAGAGATCGATTTGCTGACCGGACGTGCACTCAACAGCTATCTGGGGAATGCCGGTAGCGATGTTCAGCGCGACACGTATTCGGCGTCGGGATATCGCGGAATGGAAGCCGGTAACGGTGTCCTGCGCGTGACGGATTGCGTGTCGGATCCAAGTCAGCCGCCGTGGCCACCTGCGATTCGGTTCAATGGAATCCTGGACGGGCTAAGTCATACCGTGCTGGTCTCAGAGACTCGCTACATCGATTTGCACGAGTGTGGAATTTGTGACCACTTCTCGCTCTATCATCCCGATTTCGATCGTGCCCGAGGAACTGACTTTTCCGAAGCGTTGATGTCGTTGAAGTACGGAATCAACTTGCGGGATGTTCCCAAGGAACAGCTCGAAATGTCGGTCAGCAGTTTTCACACTGGCGGCGCGCACATGTTGATGTGCGATGGATCGGTCCAGTTCGCAAGCGAAAGCTTGGATGAATCGATTCGGAACGCGATCGGGTCGAGAGCCGACCGTGAGGTCTATGACCAGTCGGCACTGCAGTAA